One Cohnella candidum genomic region harbors:
- the yajC gene encoding preprotein translocase subunit YajC has translation MWLASQSSSLWVTLMPFVLMFAIFYFLLIRPQQKKSRERSSMLNALKKGDKVTTIGGMHGTIEQISDDTIVLKVNDVTKLTFDRSAINNVTARSEAKSEG, from the coding sequence ATGTGGTTGGCCAGTCAAAGCAGCAGCCTGTGGGTTACGCTGATGCCGTTCGTGCTTATGTTCGCCATTTTCTATTTCCTGCTGATCCGTCCGCAACAGAAGAAGTCGCGGGAACGCTCCTCCATGCTGAACGCGTTGAAAAAAGGCGATAAAGTAACGACGATCGGAGGTATGCACGGGACGATCGAGCAAATCTCGGACGACACCATCGTACTGAAGGTCAACGACGTGACCAAGCTCACGTTCGACCGTTCCGCGATCAACAACGTAACCGCCCGCTCCGAAGCCAAATCGGAAGGGTAA
- the ruvA gene encoding Holliday junction branch migration protein RuvA produces MIDFLHGRVAHLETEYVVLDVHDVGYRVFTPNPYGLSRTEEPVTLYIHHHVREDAIQLFGFPTREEQALFRKLLDVSGIGPKVALGVLAGGRPETIAAAIQQENVNFLTKLPGIGRKTAQRMILDLKDKLGATGNAATAVELLEPVPSRGAEDGSAWAAAREALAGLGYREAELERAWSSIKDKLTGDETPDALMKKALQQLFQG; encoded by the coding sequence ATGATCGATTTTTTGCACGGCCGGGTGGCCCATTTGGAAACCGAATACGTCGTATTGGACGTGCATGACGTCGGATACCGCGTGTTCACTCCTAACCCGTACGGGCTCTCCAGAACGGAGGAGCCCGTTACTTTGTACATCCATCACCACGTGCGGGAAGACGCGATCCAGCTGTTCGGTTTCCCGACGAGGGAAGAGCAGGCCTTGTTCCGCAAGCTGCTGGACGTTTCGGGGATCGGCCCGAAAGTCGCGCTTGGCGTTCTTGCCGGGGGACGGCCCGAGACGATCGCGGCGGCGATCCAGCAGGAGAACGTCAATTTCCTGACCAAGCTGCCGGGCATCGGCCGCAAAACAGCACAGCGGATGATACTGGATTTGAAGGACAAACTCGGCGCGACGGGGAATGCGGCGACGGCCGTCGAGCTGTTGGAGCCGGTCCCTTCGCGCGGGGCGGAAGACGGCTCCGCATGGGCGGCGGCGCGCGAGGCGCTGGCCGGTCTCGGATACCGCGAGGCGGAGCTCGAACGGGCGTGGAGTTCGATCAAAGATAAGCTCACAGGCGACGAAACGCCGGACGCCCTGATGAAAAAAGCGCTGCAGCAGCTGTTCCAAGGATAA
- the tgt gene encoding tRNA guanosine(34) transglycosylase Tgt, with product MAVRYELIKTCAQTGARLGRLHTPHGVIDTPTFMPVGTQATVKGISPEELKDLNAQIILSNTYHLFVRPGHELIRAAGGLHKFMNWDRPILTDSGGFQVFSLAENRKITEEGVTFRSHLNGDKLYLSPEVATAVQNALGSDIMMAFDECPPFPAEYDYVKKSTERTSRWAERCLKAHARPHDQALFGIVQGGMHADLRRQSVMDLTSLDFPGYSIGGLSVGEPKHLMYQVLEETVPLMPGNKPRYLMGVGSPDALVEGSIRGIDMFDCVLPTRIARNGTVMTSQGRLVVRHAKYADDFAPLDPECSCYACRSYSRAYIRHLIKADEMFGLRLTTIHNLHFLVELMRQVREAIREDRLRDFRDEFFEKYGMQNNESGF from the coding sequence ATGGCCGTTCGTTACGAACTGATCAAAACCTGCGCCCAGACCGGCGCGCGACTCGGCCGGCTGCATACGCCGCACGGCGTCATCGATACGCCGACGTTCATGCCGGTCGGCACGCAAGCGACCGTCAAGGGCATCAGCCCGGAAGAATTGAAGGACTTGAACGCCCAGATCATCCTGAGCAACACCTATCATCTGTTCGTGCGGCCGGGCCACGAATTGATCCGGGCAGCCGGCGGCCTGCACAAATTCATGAATTGGGATCGCCCGATCCTGACCGACAGCGGCGGATTCCAGGTGTTTTCCCTCGCGGAGAACCGCAAAATCACGGAGGAAGGCGTCACGTTCCGCTCCCACCTGAACGGGGACAAGCTGTATTTGTCGCCGGAGGTGGCGACCGCCGTCCAGAACGCGCTCGGATCGGACATCATGATGGCGTTCGACGAATGCCCGCCTTTTCCCGCCGAATACGATTACGTGAAGAAATCGACCGAGCGCACGAGCCGATGGGCCGAACGCTGCCTGAAGGCCCATGCCCGGCCGCACGACCAAGCGCTGTTCGGAATCGTGCAGGGCGGCATGCACGCCGACCTGCGCCGCCAGAGCGTCATGGATTTGACTTCCCTGGATTTTCCGGGGTATTCTATTGGTGGACTGAGCGTAGGCGAGCCCAAGCACCTGATGTACCAAGTGCTGGAGGAAACGGTACCCTTGATGCCCGGCAACAAGCCGAGGTACCTGATGGGCGTCGGTTCCCCGGACGCGCTCGTGGAAGGCAGCATCCGCGGCATCGACATGTTCGATTGCGTACTGCCGACGCGCATCGCGCGCAACGGGACGGTGATGACCAGCCAAGGCAGGCTGGTGGTCCGCCACGCCAAGTACGCGGACGATTTCGCTCCGCTGGATCCGGAATGCTCCTGCTATGCATGCCGGAGTTACTCCCGCGCCTATATCCGCCATTTGATCAAGGCGGACGAGATGTTCGGACTTCGCTTGACCACCATACATAATCTCCACTTTCTGGTCGAATTGATGCGACAAGTCCGCGAGGCGATCCGGGAAGACCGGCTGCGCGATTTCCGGGATGAATTTTTCGAGAAATACGGCATGCAGAACAATGAAAGCGGTTTTTGA
- a CDS encoding phosphatase PAP2 family protein — MTLFTSQSSVQAFTAAAIAILLWFGTGRQPLDAIYRFLRSLATSPKFLIFFAATLAILVVNTFEVKLEAAYGVTYDLTPYVTGWEGNWHAWLQSHFRSGLLTAVCAFFYVVMFQSVMLSSLGIYSSSQSKRYVYAFCVALLLNYAVALPMYWFVPVNEVWYANSHVHFLMLDAFPSFERDYRGLSGVNNCFPSLHTSISVTMALLASRSGNRRWAVLAWINAACIVFAIFYLGIHWFTDMVGGLLLAWFSVSIGMKIGARAEGMPGIPAVHAAEPQDAGK, encoded by the coding sequence ATGACCTTATTTACTTCGCAATCATCCGTCCAGGCGTTCACTGCCGCAGCGATCGCCATCCTGCTTTGGTTCGGAACGGGGCGCCAGCCGCTCGATGCCATATACCGGTTCCTGCGCTCCCTGGCCACTTCTCCCAAATTTTTGATTTTTTTCGCGGCGACACTCGCGATTCTCGTCGTGAACACCTTCGAAGTCAAACTCGAGGCCGCCTACGGTGTCACCTACGACCTCACGCCTTACGTGACCGGTTGGGAAGGCAATTGGCACGCGTGGCTGCAATCCCATTTTCGATCCGGCTTGTTGACCGCGGTCTGCGCCTTTTTTTACGTCGTCATGTTCCAGTCCGTCATGTTGTCCTCCTTGGGCATTTACTCCTCGAGTCAAAGCAAACGATACGTTTACGCCTTCTGCGTCGCCCTGCTCCTCAACTATGCCGTGGCGCTGCCGATGTATTGGTTCGTGCCCGTCAACGAAGTATGGTACGCGAATTCCCACGTTCACTTTCTTATGCTGGACGCGTTCCCCTCCTTCGAAAGGGATTACCGGGGGCTTTCCGGCGTCAACAATTGCTTTCCCAGCCTGCATACGTCGATCTCCGTGACGATGGCGCTGCTGGCCTCGCGGTCGGGCAACCGGAGATGGGCCGTTCTCGCGTGGATCAATGCCGCGTGCATCGTGTTTGCCATTTTTTATTTGGGCATACATTGGTTCACCGATATGGTCGGAGGCCTGCTGCTCGCCTGGTTCAGCGTCTCCATCGGAATGAAAATCGGGGCGAGGGCGGAAGGAATGCCCGGGATTCCGGCCGTGCATGCAGCCGAGCCGCAAGACGCGGGGAAATGA
- a CDS encoding SpoIID/LytB domain-containing protein encodes MIHRKANRTTSRYIAACLLVLILLSGSARITAYAAVNVPDTIRVGLFLNLPSRNFTSLTPAATMQSTAGLSIAWRDPQFTAAIGSAAPGETVRFAMDAYRAIVLETADLNGAIATLKKVQTSSSAAFLTKLTKAGKPVYQVSEGIYSTSAAAGTALTKWKSAGAANGVAALAAPKVGGPWSLESGPYGSLNDAQAAADQIGVAGLDAFPAVKVVNGAPAFYVRIGQEADAAGASALQPAAAAAGGLNVRVPAAGDPYALVRQDMTLSGAAGAPSFLYAIPANAGVVLRAEPAGDGTIQLTERSKRFYRGAMEMSVLANSLAVVNEVNFEQYLYSVVGAEVGSGWPPEAQKAQAVAARSYAVASGTGFQIANVVDTTLSQAYNGVGSENANSTAGVNATAGEVLTFEGKVVSAVFSSNSGGVTADNKTEVWGSDTGYLAGGISSPDDGPQAGLLDWYDVALASGQRGYVRSDLLADAGRNAAGIPVMTVTADSTAVRVRPKVESSADPIARLSAGTIVYPIKKVLENTAYSWVEVPSSPEDLLASLNKYVKVTGPLQTLEVTGRGPSGRVTQVTANGIPLVLKSPDSWRSALGGARSTLLSIEETGRMSVLGENGTTRELPKEAGSLQILGADGASRSADGQNVFVMDASGQARVVTPKPSFILSVKGYGHGLGMSQYGAKKLAEQGNDYRYILQYYYKNVMIEKDADA; translated from the coding sequence ATGATTCACCGTAAAGCTAACCGAACGACGTCCAGGTACATAGCCGCTTGTCTCCTCGTCCTGATCCTGTTATCCGGCTCCGCCCGGATCACGGCTTACGCCGCCGTGAACGTGCCCGATACGATCCGGGTCGGCTTATTTCTGAATTTGCCTTCGCGCAACTTCACGTCCTTAACGCCGGCCGCGACGATGCAATCGACCGCGGGGCTGTCGATCGCGTGGCGCGATCCCCAGTTCACGGCCGCGATCGGTTCGGCCGCCCCCGGGGAGACGGTCCGGTTCGCGATGGACGCCTATCGTGCGATCGTTCTGGAGACGGCGGATCTGAACGGCGCGATCGCGACGCTCAAGAAGGTCCAGACGTCCTCTTCCGCTGCATTCCTCACCAAACTGACGAAAGCGGGCAAGCCGGTTTACCAGGTGTCGGAAGGCATCTATTCCACATCCGCTGCCGCAGGCACGGCTTTGACCAAGTGGAAGTCCGCCGGCGCGGCTAACGGCGTTGCCGCATTGGCGGCTCCCAAAGTCGGAGGGCCGTGGTCGCTCGAATCGGGGCCGTACGGCAGCCTGAATGACGCCCAAGCGGCGGCCGACCAGATCGGCGTTGCCGGCCTGGACGCTTTCCCTGCCGTGAAAGTCGTGAACGGTGCGCCGGCATTCTACGTGCGTATCGGGCAGGAGGCCGACGCAGCGGGCGCAAGCGCCCTGCAGCCGGCGGCTGCCGCAGCGGGCGGCCTTAACGTTCGCGTCCCGGCGGCGGGAGACCCGTACGCCTTGGTCCGCCAGGATATGACCTTGTCCGGCGCTGCGGGAGCCCCTAGCTTTCTATACGCGATTCCGGCGAACGCTGGCGTTGTCCTTCGTGCCGAACCTGCAGGAGACGGCACGATCCAGTTGACCGAGCGCAGCAAAAGGTTTTACCGAGGCGCCATGGAAATGAGCGTGCTGGCGAATTCCCTTGCGGTCGTGAACGAAGTGAATTTCGAGCAGTATCTGTATTCCGTCGTCGGCGCCGAGGTCGGATCGGGTTGGCCGCCGGAAGCGCAGAAGGCGCAAGCCGTCGCCGCCCGGTCCTATGCCGTCGCATCCGGCACCGGGTTCCAGATCGCGAACGTCGTGGATACGACGCTCAGCCAAGCCTATAACGGCGTCGGATCGGAGAACGCGAATTCCACGGCCGGCGTTAACGCTACGGCGGGAGAAGTGCTCACCTTCGAAGGCAAAGTCGTCAGCGCGGTGTTTTCTTCGAATTCCGGAGGCGTGACGGCCGACAATAAGACAGAAGTTTGGGGCAGCGACACCGGTTATTTGGCCGGGGGGATCTCCAGCCCCGACGACGGTCCGCAGGCGGGACTGCTCGACTGGTATGACGTCGCGCTCGCGTCCGGGCAGCGCGGATACGTGCGAAGCGATTTGCTGGCCGATGCGGGCCGCAATGCCGCCGGAATCCCGGTGATGACCGTAACGGCCGACAGTACCGCCGTCCGCGTCCGTCCCAAAGTCGAATCGAGTGCGGATCCGATCGCGAGATTGTCCGCCGGCACGATCGTGTACCCGATCAAGAAAGTGCTCGAAAACACGGCGTATAGTTGGGTCGAGGTTCCGTCCAGCCCGGAGGATCTTCTGGCTTCTTTGAACAAATACGTGAAAGTGACGGGCCCTCTTCAGACGTTGGAAGTCACGGGAAGGGGACCGTCCGGCAGGGTGACGCAGGTGACGGCGAACGGAATCCCGCTCGTGCTGAAGTCGCCGGACTCTTGGAGGAGCGCCCTCGGCGGCGCCCGGAGCACGCTGCTATCCATTGAGGAGACGGGGCGGATGTCCGTGCTCGGAGAAAACGGAACGACCCGGGAGCTTCCGAAGGAAGCGGGTTCTTTGCAGATCCTGGGGGCGGACGGAGCCTCGCGTTCCGCGGACGGCCAGAACGTATTCGTCATGGACGCGTCCGGACAAGCCCGCGTCGTCACGCCGAAGCCGTCGTTCATCCTCTCGGTGAAAGGGTACGGACACGGCCTCGGAATGTCCCAGTACGGCGCCAAAAAGCTCGCGGAACAAGGGAATGACTACCGTTACATTCTGCAATACTATTACAAGAACGTGATGATCGAGAAGGATGCGGACGCATGA
- a CDS encoding thiol-disulfide oxidoreductase DCC family protein produces MSEKPQLMRLIVVYDGECNLCLATVDKLRKMPVRAELTFVPLQKLVSGETKPWPGIDDVPLSALSAQLHVTDEAGKRYSGVDGVLKLLSLIPSMSGLAAIGRLPGFHGISRLLYRLVARYRYRLFGRTSCSDGVCSLPRRTPEGGGEHDSP; encoded by the coding sequence ATGAGCGAAAAACCGCAACTTATGCGCCTGATTGTCGTCTATGATGGGGAATGCAATTTGTGTCTGGCAACGGTCGACAAGCTGAGGAAAATGCCGGTCCGCGCGGAGCTGACGTTCGTCCCGCTGCAGAAGCTGGTCAGCGGGGAAACGAAACCTTGGCCGGGTATCGACGACGTGCCGTTGTCCGCGTTGTCCGCTCAACTGCACGTGACGGACGAGGCAGGCAAGCGTTACAGCGGCGTCGACGGGGTCCTGAAGCTGCTCAGCTTGATCCCTTCCATGTCCGGCTTGGCCGCCATCGGCCGGCTTCCCGGTTTCCACGGGATCAGCCGGCTCCTCTACCGTCTTGTCGCCCGTTACCGATATCGGCTGTTCGGCCGAACATCTTGTTCCGACGGGGTATGCTCCTTGCCCCGCCGGACTCCTGAAGGCGGAGGCGAACATGATTCACCGTAA
- a CDS encoding TIGR04086 family membrane protein — protein MSPFTRVLKVRVASPVLSGLIWSCIWLGAGALLLSMMLAGSSLRETELDPWVFGIHGFAAMAGGFVSARRSGRRGWYFGAANGALYTLLIVLSSFLATDIDWSMKVAVMFGLTVLTGAFGGMFGVNTGSSTGGKR, from the coding sequence ATGAGCCCGTTTACCCGCGTGCTGAAGGTGCGCGTGGCTTCTCCCGTTTTGTCCGGCCTCATCTGGTCGTGCATTTGGCTTGGAGCCGGAGCTTTGCTTCTGTCGATGATGCTTGCCGGCAGTTCCCTTCGCGAAACGGAGCTGGACCCGTGGGTGTTCGGCATTCACGGATTCGCGGCGATGGCGGGCGGATTCGTGTCGGCGCGGCGCTCCGGCAGGAGGGGCTGGTACTTCGGTGCGGCGAACGGCGCGTTGTATACGCTGCTGATCGTTCTCTCCAGCTTTTTGGCGACCGATATCGACTGGTCCATGAAAGTGGCCGTGATGTTCGGCTTGACCGTCCTGACCGGCGCGTTCGGCGGCATGTTCGGCGTCAATACCGGTTCCTCCACCGGCGGCAAAAGATAA
- the spoVB gene encoding stage V sporulation protein B has protein sequence MSVRKQSFIQGAMILLAAGLVNRLLGFVPRIVLPRMIGAEGVGLIQLVYPFMIVLLTVIAGGLPLAVAKLVAEADSRDDPAAMKKTVRGAMTLAVSAGLIASAACLGLAGWISSEVMTDSRVHAAFLCMIPVLPLVAVSSVWRGYFQGKQNMIPTAFSSTTETLVRIVLSLLFAALLVPYGLEAAAAGSVLGMVAGELAGLLVLWQQVSSDRAAGRKSRPASVERQASASDRGVFRSLLGIAIPVTGSRLIGSLSYLLESILTARSLAAAGLTAAAATAQYGALQGMVIPVLLLPGALTYSLAVSLVPSLSEAAARQDWATIHKRLHQSMRLAVVTGAPFIVLMGLLAEPLCQLIYGDDSMAGMLRWMAPIAIFLYMQAPLQAALQALDRPGTALFNTFAGAAVKLALIVQLATQPQLGILGAVIAIGVNMVLVTLLHWISVARLTGFRLNPFDFLKVMTAMVVMSAVALWIWNGRFLPADGLNLAASSLAAVVVYLILLMAMRMIDGHDAARIPLIGRLFR, from the coding sequence GTGTCCGTTCGTAAACAATCCTTCATTCAAGGCGCCATGATCCTGCTGGCCGCGGGCCTGGTCAACCGGCTGCTCGGGTTCGTCCCCCGTATCGTGCTGCCCCGGATGATCGGAGCGGAAGGCGTCGGGTTGATCCAACTCGTCTATCCATTCATGATCGTGCTGCTGACCGTTATCGCGGGCGGCCTGCCTTTGGCGGTGGCCAAGCTCGTCGCGGAAGCCGACTCCCGCGACGATCCGGCGGCGATGAAGAAAACCGTTCGCGGCGCGATGACGCTGGCCGTCTCCGCGGGATTGATCGCTTCTGCGGCCTGCCTCGGACTGGCGGGCTGGATCTCCTCCGAGGTCATGACCGATTCCCGGGTCCATGCCGCTTTCCTGTGCATGATTCCGGTTCTGCCCCTCGTAGCGGTATCCTCCGTGTGGCGGGGATACTTCCAAGGCAAACAAAATATGATCCCGACCGCCTTCTCCTCCACCACGGAGACGCTCGTCCGGATCGTCCTGTCTCTCTTGTTCGCGGCGCTGCTCGTGCCGTACGGGTTGGAAGCGGCGGCGGCCGGATCCGTGCTGGGCATGGTCGCCGGAGAGCTCGCCGGGCTGCTCGTGTTGTGGCAGCAAGTATCGAGCGACCGGGCGGCGGGACGAAAATCCCGTCCTGCATCGGTAGAGCGACAAGCGTCCGCATCGGACCGCGGCGTATTCCGAAGCCTTCTCGGCATCGCCATCCCGGTCACGGGAAGCCGGCTGATCGGCTCGTTGTCGTATTTGCTGGAGTCGATCCTGACGGCGCGCAGCCTCGCCGCCGCCGGCTTGACGGCTGCTGCCGCAACGGCGCAGTATGGGGCGCTTCAAGGGATGGTCATTCCCGTCCTGCTGCTTCCCGGCGCGTTGACTTACTCCCTCGCGGTCTCGCTCGTCCCTTCCTTGTCCGAAGCGGCCGCCCGGCAAGATTGGGCCACGATCCATAAGCGGCTCCATCAATCCATGCGTCTGGCCGTCGTCACCGGAGCGCCGTTCATCGTCCTGATGGGACTGCTGGCCGAACCGCTCTGCCAACTGATCTATGGGGACGATTCGATGGCGGGCATGCTCCGCTGGATGGCTCCCATCGCCATTTTCCTTTACATGCAAGCTCCGCTTCAAGCCGCCCTGCAGGCATTGGACCGCCCCGGCACCGCCTTGTTCAACACGTTCGCCGGCGCGGCGGTTAAATTGGCCCTCATCGTCCAGTTGGCGACTCAGCCTCAGCTAGGCATTCTCGGCGCCGTGATCGCCATCGGGGTGAACATGGTCCTGGTTACGCTGCTGCACTGGATCAGCGTGGCCCGATTAACCGGCTTCAGGCTGAATCCGTTCGATTTTCTCAAAGTCATGACGGCGATGGTCGTGATGAGCGCCGTGGCGTTATGGATTTGGAACGGACGTTTTCTGCCCGCGGACGGCCTGAATCTGGCCGCGTCTTCGCTGGCGGCCGTCGTCGTGTACCTGATCCTTCTAATGGCCATGAGGATGATCGACGGCCACGATGCCGCCCGCATCCCTCTGATCGGCCGGCTGTTCCGGTAA
- the ruvB gene encoding Holliday junction branch migration DNA helicase RuvB produces the protein MDDRIVTAHLMMEDQAVEYSLRPRYLAEYIGQSQVKENLKIYIEAAKMRREPLDHVLLYGPPGLGKTTLSNIIANELGVNIRTTSGPAIERPGDLAAILTNLQENDVLFIDEIHRLHRTVEEVLYPAMEDFALDFIIGKGPSARSVRLDLPKFTLIGATTRAGLLSAPLRDRFGVVSRLEFYTEDELAYIVSRAADILNVGIVGEASREIARRSRGTPRIANRLLKRVRDYAQVKGDGIITDEVAKDAMERIQVDPMGLDAIDHRMLLAMIQNYKGGPVGLDTIAALIGEESQTIEDVYEPYLMQIGYIQRTPRGRVVAPAAYRHLGLPVPERAE, from the coding sequence GTGGATGACCGAATCGTCACCGCCCATCTGATGATGGAAGACCAGGCGGTGGAATACAGCCTGCGTCCCCGTTACCTGGCGGAATATATCGGCCAATCGCAAGTGAAGGAAAACCTGAAAATCTACATCGAAGCGGCCAAAATGCGCCGCGAGCCTCTCGACCACGTGCTGCTGTACGGCCCTCCCGGGCTCGGCAAAACGACGCTGTCGAACATCATCGCCAACGAGCTCGGCGTCAACATCCGGACGACAAGCGGTCCGGCCATCGAGCGTCCGGGCGACTTGGCGGCGATTTTGACGAACCTGCAGGAAAACGACGTGCTGTTCATCGACGAAATCCACCGCCTGCACCGGACGGTCGAGGAAGTGCTGTATCCGGCGATGGAAGACTTCGCGCTCGATTTCATCATCGGCAAAGGGCCGAGCGCAAGGTCGGTTCGGCTCGACCTGCCGAAGTTCACGCTGATCGGCGCGACCACGCGGGCGGGACTGTTGTCCGCTCCGCTTCGCGACCGTTTCGGCGTCGTCAGCCGGCTGGAGTTCTATACCGAAGATGAACTCGCCTATATCGTATCCCGCGCCGCGGACATCCTGAACGTCGGAATCGTCGGGGAAGCCTCGCGGGAAATCGCCCGCCGCTCAAGGGGCACGCCCCGGATCGCGAACCGGCTTTTGAAGCGGGTGCGTGACTACGCGCAGGTCAAAGGCGACGGCATTATCACCGACGAGGTGGCGAAGGACGCGATGGAGCGCATCCAGGTGGACCCGATGGGGCTGGACGCCATCGACCATCGCATGCTGCTCGCGATGATCCAGAACTATAAGGGCGGCCCGGTCGGGCTCGACACGATCGCCGCGCTGATCGGGGAAGAGAGCCAGACGATCGAAGACGTCTATGAACCTTACCTGATGCAAATCGGGTATATCCAGCGGACGCCCCGCGGCCGCGTCGTGGCGCCGGCGGCTTACCGCCATTTGGGCCTGCCCGTGCCGGAGCGCGCGGAATGA
- a CDS encoding DUF421 domain-containing protein → MTTILLRTLLMYVLVFALLRLMGKREIGKLSVFDLVISIMIAEIAVIIIEDTDKPILYAIAPIALLVVIQIVFAFLTIRSRKFRLWIDGTPSVLIRGGKLNRSEMRKQRYNLDDLMAQLREHEMINVEDVELAVLEANGKLSVVPKTDRNSKETGITQRNVSAPSPGKSETPPKIRYELLPLPLILDGQVQDDSLEKIGKNRFWLKTRLREQGIEQFRQVFFCSIDHKGRFYVDRKK, encoded by the coding sequence ATGACGACCATTCTGCTTCGCACGTTGCTTATGTACGTCTTGGTATTCGCCCTGCTTCGGCTGATGGGCAAGCGGGAGATCGGCAAACTGTCCGTTTTCGACCTCGTCATCTCCATCATGATCGCGGAAATCGCCGTCATTATCATAGAAGATACCGATAAACCGATTTTGTACGCGATCGCTCCGATTGCGCTGCTCGTCGTCATCCAGATCGTCTTCGCGTTTCTGACGATCCGAAGCCGCAAATTCCGCCTGTGGATCGACGGGACTCCGAGCGTGCTCATCCGGGGCGGCAAGCTGAACCGCAGCGAAATGCGAAAGCAGAGGTACAATCTCGACGACTTGATGGCTCAACTCCGCGAACATGAAATGATTAACGTGGAGGACGTCGAACTCGCGGTGCTTGAGGCGAACGGCAAGCTATCCGTGGTACCCAAAACCGACCGAAATTCGAAGGAAACCGGTATCACGCAGAGGAACGTAAGCGCTCCTTCACCCGGGAAATCGGAAACTCCGCCCAAAATCCGTTACGAGCTGCTTCCGCTTCCTTTGATCCTGGACGGACAGGTGCAGGACGACAGCTTGGAAAAAATCGGGAAAAACCGGTTTTGGCTGAAAACGAGGCTGCGAGAACAAGGGATCGAGCAGTTCCGGCAGGTGTTTTTCTGCAGCATCGATCATAAAGGAAGATTTTACGTCGACAGAAAGAAGTAA
- the queA gene encoding tRNA preQ1(34) S-adenosylmethionine ribosyltransferase-isomerase QueA, with product MNVSDFDFELPERLIAQTPLANRTASRLLVLHREDGRTEHRTFTDLAEYLGPGDTLVLNDTRVLPARLFGTKADTGAKAELLLLKRREGDRWEALVRPGKKIRQGAVLHFGQASEGGKPLLTATILDEGDMGARVLEFSYEGIFQELLDRLGHMPLPPYIKETLDDRERYQTVYARHEGSAAAPTAGLHFTEEFLGQLQAKGVRLCWITLHVGLGTFRPVSADTIEEHEMHSEWYSVSEESAAMLNETRAAGGRIAAVGTTSARTLETIGQKFGDAPIEACSGWTDIFIYPGYRFTMVNALLTNFHLPKSTLVMLVSALAGREAILNAYREAVQKEYRFFSFGDAMFITR from the coding sequence ATGAATGTCAGTGATTTCGATTTCGAATTGCCGGAACGGTTGATCGCGCAGACTCCATTGGCGAACCGAACGGCTTCCCGGCTGCTCGTGCTTCACCGGGAAGACGGCCGGACGGAACACCGAACGTTTACCGACTTGGCGGAGTATCTGGGACCGGGCGACACGCTGGTCTTGAACGATACGAGAGTGCTGCCCGCCCGGTTGTTCGGGACGAAAGCCGATACCGGAGCCAAAGCGGAGCTGCTCTTGCTCAAGAGACGGGAAGGCGACCGATGGGAAGCGCTCGTTCGTCCCGGCAAAAAAATCCGCCAAGGCGCCGTGCTCCATTTCGGACAAGCTTCCGAAGGCGGGAAGCCCTTGCTGACAGCCACGATCCTGGACGAAGGCGACATGGGCGCAAGAGTGCTGGAGTTCAGTTACGAAGGGATTTTCCAAGAGCTGCTGGACCGTTTGGGCCACATGCCGCTTCCTCCCTATATCAAAGAGACGCTGGACGACCGGGAACGTTACCAGACCGTATACGCCCGGCATGAAGGATCCGCCGCCGCTCCGACGGCGGGTCTGCATTTTACGGAGGAGTTTCTCGGTCAACTGCAGGCCAAGGGAGTCAGATTGTGCTGGATTACGCTGCACGTCGGGCTGGGCACGTTCCGCCCCGTGTCCGCGGACACGATCGAAGAGCATGAGATGCACTCGGAATGGTACTCCGTCAGCGAGGAAAGCGCGGCTATGCTGAACGAAACTCGGGCCGCCGGCGGCCGGATCGCGGCGGTCGGCACGACCTCCGCCCGCACGCTGGAGACGATCGGCCAAAAGTTCGGCGACGCTCCCATCGAGGCTTGCAGCGGCTGGACGGACATTTTCATTTACCCGGGTTACCGGTTTACGATGGTGAATGCGCTGCTGACGAATTTCCACCTGCCCAAATCCACGCTCGTCATGCTCGTCAGCGCGCTGGCGGGACGGGAAGCGATCCTGAACGCCTATCGGGAAGCGGTGCAGAAAGAGTATCGTTTCTTCAGCTTCGGGGACGCGATGTTCATTACACGATGA